One region of Polypterus senegalus isolate Bchr_013 chromosome 11, ASM1683550v1, whole genome shotgun sequence genomic DNA includes:
- the LOC120539602 gene encoding plexin-B2-like isoform X1, producing MDTRLEVFCLFLIFSTGSISSERNPTFSCETTINNVAINPETGDVYVGAINALFQLNPNLTEKKMRKTGPEPDNRQCTPPITKNCEAVDTDNINKLLLINKAGEELIVCGSLFRGLCTLLNLDDIDIEKYYKNTEGEKTFVVSCEEKVSVVGVVSTIHADNRNLSVFFVGKGYGSQDTAKLVSTRLLVKVDSRDIFESYADASTLQANSFLPKYKHSFTFSFQNDIFAYFLFSRTNGRNDNSNYTFVSRLCQSDKHYYSYMELQLNCSLTDKTQTLNTPRSAYVTEAGEHLAKILTQKEEVAPQDQLLFVLFSSDDTVVQNPSSALCIYPLKAINERLESIQSSCYSDGGLIDEKQAAFTPYLNDQSASWPSKCQKKQAKNIMKQYRCGDDFLPTPVGTTPEFALSSKAVISYSESLTAVAVAVEGGHSVAFLGNEQGSIYKVHLAAEGRQYEKLNVGKTRVNKQLLFDKSQDNLYVTTEKEISRIPVQNCERWTDCQSCIKQQDPYCGWCVLEGKCTRRAACPLASENNHWLWSPDQKCIEIQSFEPSNQSRGNPKQVTLTLNPFPLIEETITCDFGGKLTEITNANILVCEPPSAQDIPPTTPDKDFVEVKVKISLAKSNILLASGMFQFYDCSAAMRKQKNMPCFSCVTSQWHCQWNLKDHRCEETTESPDYKAIGHNQENQCPLFEHPTPDILSVGIEKSISFTGRNLDFYQDKLLKVSATLMDSDVEVLKNDKSYLFHGPRFSYDQGQSTSILFFVMESNNVIDSNLSVTLYNCSFGRNDCSLCKNTISQYNCVWCKSSISCLHKELCEEEELDCPQPVILDMIPRRGPLEGGISVTIKGSNMGITKEDIFKIQVAGIDCMHKEDKYAVSTSVVCETGASAVAVEGDVLLELRNGKSGSSKFNFTYKDPQPNDIQPTKGQKAGGTNVIIKGVDLDVGTKDDVLVEISGTKCTVVEFGEQIICKTGEFPGDLREADKEVKVKYGKFTEKSGLHFEYVDNPTITKIEPDSSFGSGGRNVTVTGTGFDVIQNAVMRVKSSSSKADYTYVQSEHKGGIMNESTMYFLTPKVGQTVEDNMLTYIVLDDREMVVNFKYHDDPVFNVDTDHVFKKAAVISVAGKNLNLAMTEKEAKAFVGDEQCTIKALLNQELLCEPPATQPRAKRVRRDTRESMPDFEVVFGFRSWILGKVNYEGPDSPMPLDIILPVVIIPMLAIIVISVYCYRRKSRQAEREYEKVRHQLENLEESVRDRCKKEFTDLMIEMEDQTNDLNEAGIPFLDYKTYTDRVFFLPSKDGENDVMVTGKLDIPEARRHTVEQALNQFSNLLNSKPFLISFIHTLEGQRDFNARVKVYFASLLTVALHGKLEYYTDIMRTLLLELMEQYVAKNPKLMLRRSETVVERMLCNWMSICLYQFLKDSAGEPLYKLFKAIKHQVEKGPVDAVLKKAKYTLNDTGLLGDDVEYGVLTLQVLVQGEGPDVVPVKVLSCDTVSQVKEKVIEQAFRNVPYSQRPKADSVLLEWRPGSTGQILSDLDLTSQKDGRWKRMNTLAHYNVRDNATLVLSKVLHLQQPEEHHQDPMEERNALLEENKVWHLVRSADEVEEVKSKGGSMKEKAKAITEIYLTRLLSVKGTLQQFVDNFFRSVLCSSAVVPPAVKYFFDFLDEQGEKHENVDEETIHIWKTNSLPLRFWVNILKNPHFIFDIHVHEVVDASLSVIAQTFMDACTKSDHKLSRDSPSNKLLYAKEISTYKKMVDDYYKGIKQMVSVSDQDMNTYLAEISRAHTDKLNTQVALHQLYQYASKYYDEIINALDEDPATQNKQLTLRLQQIAAALEHKVTDL from the exons ATGGATACACGTCTGGAGGTGTTCTGTCTCTTCCTGATTTTCAGCACTGGCAGCATCAGCAGTGAAAGAAATCCCACATTCAGCTGTGAAACAACCATAAATAATGTGGCAATCAATCCTGAGACTGGAGATGTGTATGTGGGTGCAATCAATGCTCTTTTTCAGTTGAATCCAAATCTGactgaaaagaaaatgagaaaaactggTCCAGAACCAGATAACCGCCAGTGCACGCCACCCATCACTAAAAACTGTGAAGCTGTAGATACTGACAACATCAACAAGCTGCTACTTATAAACAAGGCAGGTGAAGAGTTGATAGTGTGTGGCAGTCTCTTCCGGGGCCTTTGCACCTTGCTCAACTTGGATGACATTGACATAGAAAAGTACTACAAGAATACTGAAGGAGAGAAAACTTTTGTAGTTAGTTGTGAGGAGAAGGTCTCAGTAGTGGGAGTTGTTTCTACAATCCATGCAGACAACAGAAATTTGTCTGTCTTCTTCGTGGGGAAAGGCTATGGCAGCCAAGACACTGCCAAATTGGTCAGCACTAGGCTACTGGTGAAGGTAGACTCACGGGATATTTTTGAGAGTTATGCTGATGCCTCCACGTTGCAGGCGAACTCCTTCCTACCCAAATACAAGCACAGCTTTACTTTCTCCTTCCAGAATGATATATTTGCCTATTTCCTCTTCTCCCGCACAAATGGACGCAATGACAACTCCAACTACACTTTTGTCTCCCGGCTTTGCCAAAGTGACAAGCATTATTATTCTTACATGGAGCTACAGCTGAACTGTAGTCTGACTGATAAGACTCAGACTTTGAATACACCACGCTCAGCATATGTCACTGAAGCTGGAGAACATCTAGCAAAAATTCTGACGCAAAAAGAGGAGGTTGCTCCCCAAGACCAGCTGCTCTTTGTGCTCTTCTCTTCTGATGACACGGTGGTTCAAAACCCATCCTCTGCCCTCTGCATATATCCTCTGAAAGCTATCAATGAGAGACTGGAGAGCATCCAGAGTTCTTGCTACTCTGACGGTGGATTAATTGATGAGAAACAGGCAGCATTCACTCCCTATTTAAATGACCAATCTGCCTCCTGGCCATCAAAGTGCCAGAAAAAACAAGCG AAGAATATTATGAAGCAATATAGGTGTGGTGACGACTTCCTCCCTACCCCTGTGGGAACCACACCAGAGTTTGCCCTCTCTTCAAAAGCTGTGATCAGCTACAGTGAGTCTCTTACTGCTGTTGCAGTGGCAGTCGAGGGTGGACATTCAGTGGCTTTTCTGGGAAATGAGCAAGGCAGCATCTACAAA GTACATCTGGCTGCTGAGGGACGGCAATATGAGAAACTCAATGTGGGCAAAACCAGGGTAAACAAGCAGCTCTTATTTGACAAGTCTCAGGATAATTTATATGTCACCACGGAAAAAGAG ATCAGTCGCATCCCAGTTCAGAACTGTGAACGCTGGACCGACTGCCAGTCCTGCATTAAACAGCAGGACCCTTACTGCGGCTGGTGTGTACTGGAGGGCAA GTGTACCCGGAGGGCAGCATGTCCATTGGCCTCAGAAAATAACCACTGGCTTTGGAGCCCTGACCAGAAGTGCATTGAGATACAAAGTTTTGAGCCAAGCAACCAGAGTCGTGGAAATCCTAAACAG GTGACTCTGACGCTTAATCCATTTCCATTAATTGAAGAAACTATTACATGTGATTTTGGTGGGAAATTGACAGAAATTACCAATGCCAACATCCTTGTCTGCGAACCACCAAGTGCCCAGGATATTCCCCCTACTACTCCGGACAAAG ATTTTGTGGAAGTGAAAGTGAAGATTAGTTTAGCAAAAAGTAACATCCTGCTGGCTTCTGGAATGTTCCAGTTCTATGACTGCAGTGCAGCCATGAGAAAGCAGAAGAATATGCC GTGCTTCTCTTGTGTGACCAGCCAGTGGCACTGCCAGTGGAACTTGAAAGACCACAGATGTGAAGAAACCACCGAATCACCGGATTACAAAGCCATTGGGCATAATCAG GAGAATCAATGCCCCCTGTTTGAGCATCCAACTCCCGACATACTCTCTGTAGGAATTGAAAAAAGCATAAGCTTCACTGGGAGAAACCTAGACTTTTACCAG GACAAGTTATTAAAGGTTAGCGCAACACTCATGGATTCAGATGTGGAGGTTCTAAAGAACGACAAGTCTTATCTTTTCCATGGTCCAAGA ttCTCTTATGACCAAGGCCAGAGCACTAGCATTCTCTTCTTTGTGATGGAAAGCAACAACGTCATCGACAGTAACCTAAGTG TGACTCTCTACAACTGCTCATTTGGCCGCAACGACTGTAGTCTCTGCAAGAATACTATCTCCCAATATAACTGCGTTTGGTGTAAGTCATCCATTTCCTGTCTGCACAAGGAGCTCTGTGAGGAAGAGGAATTGGATTGCCCCCAACCCGTGATCCTTGAC ATGATACCACGCAGAGGGCCCTTGGAGGGAGGCATCTCTGTGACGATCAAAGGCTCCAATATGGGCATCACAAAAGAGGATATATTCAAAATTCAGGTGGCAGGCATAGACTGCATGCACAAGGAGGACAAGTATGCCGTCTCCACCAG CGTAGTTTGCGAAACTGGTGCATCAGCGGTGGCTGTTGAAGGAGATGTTTTGCTGGAACTGAGAAATGGAAAATCGGGGAGCTCCAAATTCAACTTTACCTATAAG GATCCCCAGCCTAATGATATTCAACCAACAAAGGGTCAGAAAGCTGGTGGCACAAACGTTATCATCAAAGGAGTTGATCTGGATGTTGGCACTAAGGATGATGTGCTTGTTGAAATCAGTGGCACAAAGTGCACTGT AGTGGAGTTTGGCGAACAGATCATCTGCAAGACAGGAGAGTTTCCTGGGGATCTGAGGGAGGCAGATAAagaagttaaagtgaagtacgGAAAATTCACAGAGAAGAGTGGGCTACATTTTGAATATGTTGATAACCCTACCATCACAAAAATCGAGCCTGATAGCAGCTTTGGGAG TGGTGGCAGGAATGTAACAGTGACTGGCACAGGTTTTGATGTGATCCAGAATGCAGTTATGCGTGTGAAGAGTTCATCATCAAAGGCAGATTACACATATGTG CAGTCTGAGCATAAAGGAGGGATTATGAATGAATCCACCATGTATTTTCTTACCCCCAAAGTGGGACAGACAGTTGAAGACAACATGCTCACATACATTGTCCTTGATGACCGGGAAATGGTAGTAAACTTCAAATATCACGATGACCCTGTCTTTAATGTTGACACAGATCATGTCTTCAAGAAAGCAGCTGTCATATCTGTGGCA GGCAAAAACTTAAACCTTGCAATGACAGAGAAGGAGGCCAAGGCGTTTGTAGGTGATGAACAATGCACCATCAAAGCACTCCTGAACCAGGAACTCTTGTGCGAACCCCCCGCCACACAACCTCGTGCCAAACGTGTCAGGAGGGACACACGTGAAAGTATGCCGGACTTTGAG GTTGTTTTCGGCTTCAGGTCCTGGATTTTGGGAAAAGTGAACTACGAGGGCCCAGATAGTCCCATGCCACTGGACATTATTCTTCCTGTGGTTATCATCCCCATGCTGGCCATCATTGTCATATCTGTTTACTGCTACAG GAGAAAGAGTCGGCAAGCTGAGCGAGAGTATGAGAAAGTGCGCCACCAGCTGGAAAACCTGGAGGAAAGTGTGAGGGACCGCTGTAAAAAGGAGTTTACAG ACCTGATGATTGAAATGGAAGACCAAACAAACGACCTCAATGAGGCTGGAATTCCTTTCCTGGACTATAAGACATACACTGATCGTGTCTTCTTCCTGCCTTCCAAAGATGGAGAGAATGATGTGATGGTGACTGGGAAACTGGACATTCCTGAGGCCCGCCGCCATACAGTGGAACAGGCGCTCAACCAGTTCTCCAACCTTCTCAACAGCAAACCATTCCTCATAAGT TTCATTCACACCTTGGAAGGCCAGCGAGACTTTAATGCAAGAGTTAAGGTGTACTTTGCATCTTTGTTAACTGTGGCATTGCATGGAAAACTGGAGTACTATACAGACATCATGAGAACCCTACTGCTGGAGCTCATGGAGCAGTATGTGGCCAAGAACCCTAAGCTGATGCTTCGCAG GTCAGAGACAGTGGTGGAGAGAATGCTTTGCAACTGGATGTCCATCTGCTTATATCAGTTCCTTAAG GATTCTGCTGGGGAACCACTTTACAAGCTCTTCAAAGCCATTAAGCACCAGGTGGAGAAGGGACCTGTCGATGCAGTACTGAAGAAAGCTAAATACACTTTGAATGACACTGGACTACTGGGAGATGATGTAGAGTACGGTGTCCTG ACGTTGCAGGTCTTGGTGCAAGGCGAGGGCCCTGATGTGGTTCCTGTGAAAGTTTTGAGCTGTGACACAGTCTCTCAGGTTAAAGAAAAGGTCATTGAGCAAGCCTTTAGAAATGTACCATACTCTCAGAGGCCTAAGGCAGATAGCGTGTTGCTGG AGTGGCGGCCTGGCTCCACTGGTCAGATATTGTCAGACTTGGACCTCACATCCCAGAAAGATGGCCGTTGGAAACGTATGAATACACTTGCCCATTATAAT GTCAGAGATAATGCCACTTTAGTATTGTCCAAAGTTCTCCACCTTCAGCAGCCTGAGGAACACCACCAGGACCCTATGGAGGAAC GAAATGCTTTGCTTGAGGAAAACAAAGTATGGCATCTAGTTCGCTCAGCAGATGAAGTGGAGGAGGTCAAATCAAAGGGTGGGAGCATGAAGGAGAAGGCCAAGGCCATCACTGAGATTTACCTGACACGGCTTCTGTCAGTGAAG ggCACTCTGCAGCAGTTTGTGGATAACTTTTTCCGCAGCGTCCTCTGCTCTAGTGCTGTGGTGCCTCCAGCGGTGAAGTATTTCTTTGACTTCCTGGATGAACAAGGAGAGAAGCATGAAAATGTAGATGAAGAGACTATACACATATGGAAAACCAACAG TTTGCCACTAAGGTTCTGGGTGAACATCCTGAAAAATCCTCACTTCATATTTGACATCCATGTCCACGAGGTGGTGGATGCTTCCCTGTCGGTCATCGCACAGACCTTCATGGACGCCTGTACAAAGAGTGATCACAAGCTGTCAAGG GATTCACCAAGCAATAAGCTTCTCTACGCTAAGGAAATCTCAACCTATAAGAAGATGGTTGATGA TTACTATAAAGGTATCAAACAAATGGTGTCAGTAAGTGACCAGGACATGAATACTTACCTGGCAGAAATATCTAGG GCCCACACTGACAAGCTCAATACCCAGGTTGCTCTGCACCAGCTCTACCAATATGCTAGCAAGTACTACGATGAG ATCATTAACGCCTTGGATGAAGATCCAGCCACACAGAACAAGCAATTAACCCTAAGGCTGCAGCAAATTGCAGCTGCACTGGAGCACAAAGTGACTGACCTCTAG